One Massilia sp. 9096 genomic window carries:
- the ychF gene encoding redox-regulated ATPase YchF produces MSLKCGIVGLPNVGKSTLFNALTKAGIPAENYPFCTIEPNVGVVEVPDPRIDQLAEIVKPERVVKAIVEFVDIAGLVAGASKGEGLGNQFLSHIRETDAIVNVVRCFEDPNVIHVAGKVSPIDDIVVIQTELALADLSTVEKALHREQKKSRAGDKDAIKLVALLEKVLPHLNEGLPVRTMGLDDEQLALLYPLQLITAKRAMYVANVSESGFTNNPLLDQLTEFAKGQNAPIVAISAAIEAEIADLDDADKQEFLADMGMEEPGLDRLIRAAFKLLGLQTYFTAGVKEVRAWTVPIGATAPQAAGVIHTDFERGFIRAQTISFDDYIAYKGEAGAKEAGKMRAEGKEYIVKDGDVLNFLFNV; encoded by the coding sequence ATGAGTCTCAAATGCGGCATCGTCGGCCTGCCCAACGTTGGCAAGTCCACCCTGTTCAACGCCCTGACCAAGGCCGGCATCCCGGCTGAAAACTACCCGTTCTGCACCATCGAGCCGAACGTCGGCGTGGTCGAGGTGCCGGATCCGCGCATCGACCAGCTGGCCGAGATCGTCAAGCCGGAGCGCGTCGTCAAGGCCATCGTCGAGTTCGTCGACATCGCTGGCCTGGTGGCCGGCGCCTCGAAAGGCGAGGGCCTGGGCAACCAGTTCCTGTCGCACATCCGCGAAACCGACGCCATCGTCAACGTGGTGCGCTGCTTCGAAGACCCGAACGTGATCCACGTCGCTGGTAAGGTCAGCCCGATCGACGACATCGTCGTGATCCAGACCGAGCTGGCGCTGGCCGACCTGAGCACCGTCGAAAAGGCGCTGCACCGCGAGCAGAAGAAGTCGCGCGCCGGCGACAAGGATGCGATCAAGCTGGTCGCGCTGCTGGAAAAAGTGCTGCCGCACCTGAACGAAGGCCTGCCGGTGCGCACCATGGGCCTGGACGACGAGCAGCTGGCGCTGCTGTACCCGCTGCAGCTGATCACCGCCAAGCGCGCGATGTACGTCGCCAACGTGTCGGAAAGCGGTTTCACCAACAACCCGCTGCTGGACCAGCTGACCGAATTCGCCAAGGGCCAGAACGCGCCGATCGTCGCCATCTCGGCCGCGATCGAAGCCGAAATCGCCGACCTGGACGACGCCGACAAGCAGGAATTCCTGGCCGACATGGGCATGGAAGAGCCGGGCCTGGACCGCCTGATCCGCGCCGCCTTCAAGCTGCTCGGCCTGCAGACCTATTTCACCGCCGGCGTCAAGGAAGTGCGCGCCTGGACCGTGCCGATCGGCGCCACCGCCCCCCAGGCGGCCGGCGTGATCCACACCGACTTCGAACGCGGCTTCATCCGCGCCCAGACCATTTCGTTCGACGACTACATCGCCTACAAGGGCGAGGCGGGCGCGAAGGAAGCGGGCAAGATGCGCGCCGAGGGCAAGGAATACATCGTCAAGGATGGGGATGTGTTGAACTTCCTGTTCAACGTCTAA